Genomic DNA from Niabella ginsenosidivorans:
TTGACGGCATTACCATCAGCAACTTTACAGGTGCTGAGCTGAACAGTGGCATTAACCTGGCTTTGCTGGGCAATACACCTCAATATAAACAGGCAAAACAGGTAGCCGCCCTGCAATTAAAACGTAAAGAACTGGAAGATCAAATACGTGCGTATTATTGGGTAAACTATGACTATCTCTATGACAGGGGGTGGTTCCTGCAGGATTCCCCCGCCATTACGGATTCTGTGGTTGCAAAAGCAAAGACAGACTGGGCCATTGCCAGCAAAAAGGATAGCTACCTGGCTATGCGTGATAAAAGCGCGCGTGTTGCCACTATAAAAGAAATGAACGATATGGCCGACAAAATGTATGCACTGGCCCAACCGGTAACTCATACCATCACCATTGAAGCAGCACACTAAGAAAAAAGGATTTCATGAAGTTCCGATATACGCTCGCCCTCTTTTTGCTGCTGGCTTCCAGTGCGGCCCGGGCAGATATAAAATTGCCGGTCTTATTCCAGAACAATATGGTGCTGCAAAGAGACAAACCCTGTACTATATGGGGTACGGCAGATAAGGGCGAAGTGGTGACCCTTACATTCAATAATACCACTTACCGCACCACCGCAGTAAACGGGAAATGGAAGATTACCTTACCGGCACAGCCGGCCGGGGGGCCTTACAGGATCCTTATTAATGGGAAAAATACAATAGCCCTGGATAATGTGCTGTTTGGCGATGTATGGATCTGCAGCGGGCAAAGCAATATGCAGTTCAGCGTGCGGGAAGCAATACCCCAGCCGGACAGCTCTGCATGCAACAATCCCCATATCCGGTTATTTACGGCAGGAACCGGAATGGATTTTGTACCGCAGGATACTTTAAAAGGAGGTTCCTGGAAAACAGCCACAGCAAAAGAAGCAAAAAATTTTACGGCTGTTGGCTTTTTCTTTGGCAGCTACCTGCAACAGCATTTAAATGTTCCTATAGGTTTGATCAGTGATAACCTGGGCGCAACAGCCATTGAAGAATGGATGAGCAATGAAGCGATCCACCAATTCCCGCAGTTTGATGGTTTTTACAACCGGTATATTGCCCCCGATAAAAGTATGAAACAGATAACGGATGATTTTGAAAAGATCAAATCCTCCTGGAACAAAAATTATTATCTGAAAGACGACCCGGGTTTAATACAGCAATGGTTCCGGCCCGAAACAGCTACCAGCGACTGGAAGCCGATGAACCAGCCCTCGCATTGGGAAGATAACGAGCTGAAAGACTATGACGGATCTGTATGGTTCCGCAAAAGCTATGATTCTTTGCCCAGGGATCTGCTCGGGCAGGCCAACATCAGCCTGGGGCAGGTGGACGATTACAATATCTGCTGGGTAAACGGTGTGAAAGTTGGTGAAGGCTATGGCAATATGAATCTGTATACCTATAAGATCCCTGACAGTATCATTCAACCCAAAAATAATGTTGCAGTGGTACGTGTATTTGATGCCGGTGGCAAAGGCGGCATGTATAATATGTTCTGGAGCCCTTTCTGGGCGGGTGAATGGAAGTATAAAAAAGGCGTACAGATAGATGCTGCCAAATTTAAAAGACCGCTTTTTGCAAATGCCTATATTTTTGGCACCCCCACCATTTTATATAACGCGAACATTGCCCCTTTAACGCCCTTAAGTATTAAAGGATTCATCTGGTACCAGGGAGAGGCCAATACCGGGCGGGCGGAAGAATATAAACAACTGCTGCCGGCAATGATCAGGGACTGGCGCAAACAGTTTGACCAGGGTAATCTGCCTTTTTTAATTGTACAGCTACCCAATTTGGGAAAAGAGCCCGAACAGCCGGAGAGCAATGACTGGGCCGAACTGAGAGAAGCGCAAGCCGCTGCTTTATCCTTGCCCAACACGGGCATGGCAATAACCATTGACGTGGGTGAAGCAACTAATTTACATCCGCATAATAAGCTGGCGGTTGGTAACCGGCTGGGCATGACGGCCCTAAGCCTTGTATATGGAGCAGATAGCATTGCTGTAAGTCCGCAATACAAAAGCATGCAGGTCGTCGGAGACAGCATACTGGTTACTTTTGACCAGAATATCCGGACCAAGGACAAATACGGTTATATCCGCGGGTTTGCCATTTGTGGCAGCGACCATGTTTTTCACTGGGCAAAGGCTGCGGTTAAAAACAATAATACGGTGATCGTTTACAGTTCCGCCGTATCATCTCCCGTTGCAGTAAGATATTTATGGAGCGGAGAGCCTGGTGTAATTGACCTATATAACAGGAATAACTTACCGGTTGCCCCTTTCCGTACGGATACTTTACCACTGACCACTGCCGGGAAAAAATTCTCTTATGCGGAATAAAAGAAGGGCGAGTGATTAGTAATCAGTTGTCAGTATAGTTTATTTTAAAAAAATCAAACGCCGCGGGCGCAGTGCCCTGTTGTATCAACCCGGGCCTTGGGCTGCGGTCCCATTGAGATAAAAAGTCGGCATTAAAATAGGGTTCACCAGTAGTAAGCTCCTTCCATGCTCCGTCAGCAGTGCCCCGGAAAAACTGCAACTGATGCCCTTTCCTGACAGTAATCTTCAAATACACGAACGCTGCTTTTACCGGTATTTCACTCAATACTTTCTTTACGCTATCTTTTACAGACCACACCTGCACCAAATCATTTTGAACGCCTATACCGACAGCCTGGTTGGCATCACCATAAACCACCAGCCCTTTCAGGGATGCATTGTGGTTCTTTACGACTGTAGTGATTTCATAATTGGCGGAGTAAGGCCGGATGGTCAATGCGGTTCCGGTCTTATTATTCGCGGTGGTCTTGCCGGATAAATACAGTACCCCATTCTCTGTCTTTATATCCGGCGTTGCATGACGGAAATCCCATTGCCAGGCATCACTTAATTTATTGGATAAAAACTCATCTGCAAAACCTGCCGGCTTTTCACCGCTGACCGGTTGTAACAACGGCCAGCCTATATATTCGTTCCAGCTCAGGCTTGCCAGCATTCCCTGTCGCCCGGTGTACACATCATCTTTCTTACTATAGGCATGGTATAAATAAAAATCTTTTCCTTTTGCCGTGGTAACGATGGTTCCATGACCGGTACATTTCCAGGTATCATATCCGGTAAGCACGGGGTTTTTATCATATTTTACATAGGGCCCTTTCAGTGATGCAGAGCGGGCAACATTTACATGATAGCTGCAACTGCGCCCGCAACAGCCACCGGCAGAATAAAATAAATAGTAATAGTTATTCCGCTTAACAATGCACTGTCCTTCCATTCCCATGCGCTCTTCATCGCGCAGCAACATAAACGGTTCGCCAACCGTTTTCAATCCATCGGCTGTAAGCTGGTAGCCCAGTAGTTCAATGGGGCGTTTATCCAGGCCATATGCCTTAAATGTGATGTATAACATCCCTTCGCTTTCAATAACAAAGGCATCAATCGCCTCTTTACCAAATGCTACTATGATGCCATGATCCGTAAAGCCCTTTTCAGGATCCTTTGATGTGGCTACACCAATGCAGGAAATGCCATCTGATTTCCGGCGGGCTGTATAATAAACATAATAGGTACCGTTATGATAAAATAATTCAGGTGCCCAGAAAGAAGCCGACGCCCAAACCGGCGTTTGAGGGAATACATACCCCAATTGCTTCCAGTGAATCAGGTCTTTTGAAGTAAAAAGCGGGTAATGCGGTGCCCACTCGGAGGAGGTGGCCGCAGCATAATAGGTATCTCCCACACGGATAACCGAAGGATCCGCAAAATCACCGGGGATCACAGGTTGAGTCAGTGTAGTATCCGTAAACTCAGTCCTGGCATTGTCAAAAGTGTTTATGACAGCTGCTGAAGCGGGTACGAACAAACCGGTAAGCACCTGGCTGACCAGGCTGATAAGCAATAACATTCTATTCATATGCTGATTCTTTGGGAATTTTTCGTTTTTGACTATTTATCAGGCAGACAAATATCGTATAAAACACAATACACAGGGAAGGGATCAACAAAACCAACAGATCAACTTGAGGTCGCAAATTGCGACTTCAAGTTGTCAAACTCTTTGTATGAACAGCTCCTGCTGATTTTCGCAGATTGCTTTCACTGATCTACGACAAAGCTCCCAGTCTCAACCGAAACATCTCTTACAAATCTGGGAGACCCTTCGGCTCCTTCCACCTTTAGCGGAATCCGCTCAGGGTGACGCGTCTAACATGGTTCCCTCCCTGGCGAGCAGGCATCAGGCTGTTATTGACAGGTATCTTATTGTTTTGAAAGCCAACAATATACAAGATCGTCATCTCGACCGAGTTCGAAGAACGAGCGGAGAGATCTCTGTAACAGATGAGATCCCTCTGCGCACCCGCTGAAAGCGGGTTTGGTCGGGATGACGATTAAAAAAAACTTGTCATCCGAATGAACATAATGCCCTTTATTTGTGCCTCACCATGACAAGCTCTCTATGCAGATAATTTTCTTCTGAGTAGATCAGCGTTTTCTGCGGTAATACTAACGATCTGCAGGCTTAAACAGCCCATCATCGCTGCTTTGTGGTTATTCATCCTTTCTCATCACCGTATTGTTTAAAACCGATCTTATTCCTGGGCGTTGGCGTGCTTTGTTTTTCTATAAGCTCTTTCAGCACCACGAAAATATTTTCAATATCCTGCGTATTGCCTTTTACTTCTTTTTCCAGCTGTGCAAGCTGCATCAATATTTCTTTATGAGTAAGCGTGTATTCTCTAAGTTTGGTAAATACCCTGATAATACGAATATTCACTTCAATAGCAGTTTTACTGTTTAGTATGCCTGACAACATGGCTACACCCTGTTCCGTAAATGCCATTGGCAGGTACCTGGTACCACCCCATCCTGCCAGGTTTGCCGGCAAACTTGAGGTGCCAATTTGGTACCTCAGGTTTTCAAACTCTTTTTTTGTAAGCTCAAACATAAAATCTTTTGGGAAGCGTTCTATATTTCGTTTCACCTGCCTTTTTAATTGCTTCGTTTCCACCCCATACATTTCAGCCAGGTCTTTATCCAGCATAATCTTTTGACCACGAATGACGTAAATGCGGTTGAGTATTTTTTGTTCTGCTACGAGAATTTGCAGCTCCTTTTTTGCCATAAAGCGGTGTTTTATCGGTTAACTAATAATAATTGCCAGGACTTTTCATCCCTTTTTATCACCGTATTGCCGAAAGCCAATCTTATTCCTGGGTGTTGGCATACTTTGTTTTTCTATCAGCTCTTTTAATACCACAAAAATAGCTTCAATGTCCCGCGTATTGCCTTTTACTTCTTTTTCTAATTGGGCAAGCTGCCGCAATATGTCTTTATGCGTAAGTGCATAATCCCGGAGTTTGGTGAAAACACGAATGATACGAATGTTTACTTCTATAGCTATTTCGCTGTTCAACACGCTGGATAACATGGCAATCCCCTGTTCGGTAAAAGCATTAGGCAGATAGCGAATACCACCCCAACTTGAGGTCGCAAATTGCGACCTCAAGTTGCCGAACTCCTTTTGTGTAAGCGTAAACATGAAGTCTTTGGGGAATCGTTTACCATTGCGTTTTACCTGCTCATTCAGGCGCTTTGTTTCCACGCCATACATCTCTGCCAGATCTTTATCCAGCATTACTTTCTGGTCACGAATAACGTAAATACGGTTGAGGATCTTTTGATCTGCTACCAGAATTTGCAGTTCCTTTTTTGCCATGAGGTAGTGTTTTAAACATTGGCTAACAGATAATCATCAGGTGTCTTTCATCAGCTTCTCTGCTTTATCATCCTTCCTATAAAGATAAACAAAATATCTGTTTACAGAACTGCAATCCGGTACTTTTCTGTTCCGGAAGTATTGCAAAACAAGGTGTTTTATTCCCGCTTAATGATTTAAGGAAACAGAAAAAGGAACCGCGTCCGGCCCCGTGCCTCTTTCTTTATTGGGCACAGCGCTCATTTCCAGTTCCAGCACACCACCGTTCGTAATATCTGCATACGTGATCCAGTTACGATCATATATTTTGCCATTCAGTTTGGCTGATTGTATATATACATTTT
This window encodes:
- a CDS encoding ORF6N domain-containing protein, with the translated sequence MAKKELQILVADQKILNRIYVIRDQKVMLDKDLAEMYGVETKRLNEQVKRNGKRFPKDFMFTLTQKEFGNLRSQFATSSWGGIRYLPNAFTEQGIAMLSSVLNSEIAIEVNIRIIRVFTKLRDYALTHKDILRQLAQLEKEVKGNTRDIEAIFVVLKELIEKQSMPTPRNKIGFRQYGDKKG
- a CDS encoding sialate O-acetylesterase, whose protein sequence is MKFRYTLALFLLLASSAARADIKLPVLFQNNMVLQRDKPCTIWGTADKGEVVTLTFNNTTYRTTAVNGKWKITLPAQPAGGPYRILINGKNTIALDNVLFGDVWICSGQSNMQFSVREAIPQPDSSACNNPHIRLFTAGTGMDFVPQDTLKGGSWKTATAKEAKNFTAVGFFFGSYLQQHLNVPIGLISDNLGATAIEEWMSNEAIHQFPQFDGFYNRYIAPDKSMKQITDDFEKIKSSWNKNYYLKDDPGLIQQWFRPETATSDWKPMNQPSHWEDNELKDYDGSVWFRKSYDSLPRDLLGQANISLGQVDDYNICWVNGVKVGEGYGNMNLYTYKIPDSIIQPKNNVAVVRVFDAGGKGGMYNMFWSPFWAGEWKYKKGVQIDAAKFKRPLFANAYIFGTPTILYNANIAPLTPLSIKGFIWYQGEANTGRAEEYKQLLPAMIRDWRKQFDQGNLPFLIVQLPNLGKEPEQPESNDWAELREAQAAALSLPNTGMAITIDVGEATNLHPHNKLAVGNRLGMTALSLVYGADSIAVSPQYKSMQVVGDSILVTFDQNIRTKDKYGYIRGFAICGSDHVFHWAKAAVKNNNTVIVYSSAVSSPVAVRYLWSGEPGVIDLYNRNNLPVAPFRTDTLPLTTAGKKFSYAE
- a CDS encoding ORF6N domain-containing protein, with protein sequence MAKKELQILVAEQKILNRIYVIRGQKIMLDKDLAEMYGVETKQLKRQVKRNIERFPKDFMFELTKKEFENLRYQIGTSSLPANLAGWGGTRYLPMAFTEQGVAMLSGILNSKTAIEVNIRIIRVFTKLREYTLTHKEILMQLAQLEKEVKGNTQDIENIFVVLKELIEKQSTPTPRNKIGFKQYGDEKG
- a CDS encoding family 43 glycosylhydrolase; protein product: MNRMLLLISLVSQVLTGLFVPASAAVINTFDNARTEFTDTTLTQPVIPGDFADPSVIRVGDTYYAAATSSEWAPHYPLFTSKDLIHWKQLGYVFPQTPVWASASFWAPELFYHNGTYYVYYTARRKSDGISCIGVATSKDPEKGFTDHGIIVAFGKEAIDAFVIESEGMLYITFKAYGLDKRPIELLGYQLTADGLKTVGEPFMLLRDEERMGMEGQCIVKRNNYYYLFYSAGGCCGRSCSYHVNVARSASLKGPYVKYDKNPVLTGYDTWKCTGHGTIVTTAKGKDFYLYHAYSKKDDVYTGRQGMLASLSWNEYIGWPLLQPVSGEKPAGFADEFLSNKLSDAWQWDFRHATPDIKTENGVLYLSGKTTANNKTGTALTIRPYSANYEITTVVKNHNASLKGLVVYGDANQAVGIGVQNDLVQVWSVKDSVKKVLSEIPVKAAFVYLKITVRKGHQLQFFRGTADGAWKELTTGEPYFNADFLSQWDRSPRPGLIQQGTAPAAFDFFKINYTDN